In Solanum lycopersicum chromosome 5, SLM_r2.1, the following are encoded in one genomic region:
- the LOC101254696 gene encoding uncharacterized protein has product MYSSKVSNNKNQCSNGVKNIIMIISFILIIYLMCFNFSIPNTKSLHTSVTLQNDSSLSLSLSSDTGLEHIVFGIASNENAWSARKELVKMWWKPGRNMRGCVFLEKMPPNYTKNANDSSLPPICISGDTSRFKYTFRGGTPSAIRVARVVTETVALNHSNVRWYVFGDDDTVFFTENLLKTLSKYDHGLWYYIGSNSEHFLMNKAFSYEMAFGGAGIAISSPLAKVLGKVFDACIERYPHLFGSDARIYSCLAELGVGLTHEPGFHQLDVRGNMFGVLAAHTLRPLVSLHHLEMNDPIFPNMTKMKSLEHLYNAAKYDPHRILQQTVCYDRWFTWTVSVSWGYAVQVFSYNIFLPDALRIQESYFPWQTSDLARHYDFDTRPYEPDPCKRQLVYFLHNVSTGINGQIKTIYRKKTPENCTITMVSPRRLEEIRVVSQKLEIDRNRLLSPRRQCCDVLPSTSRNVMDVAIRECKEDELIFIHP; this is encoded by the exons atgtactcATCTAAAGTATCTAACAATAAAAATCAATGTTCCAATGGTGTAAAAAATATCATCATGATCATTTCTTTCATACTTATAATCTATCTCATGTGTTTCAACTTTTCAATTCCTAACACAAAATCACTCCACACATCAGTTACACTCCAAAATGATTCATCGTTATCGTTATCATTATCATCAGATACGGGTCTTGAACATATTGTATTTGGAATTGCATCTAACGAGAATGCATGGTCCGCTAGAAAAGAATTAGTGAAAATGTGGTGGAAACCAGGACGAAATATGAGAGGAtgtgtatttcttgaaaaaatgcCACCAAATTATACGAAAAATGCTAACGATTCTTCGTTACCTCCGATATGTATATCAGGTGATACGTCACGATTTAAGTACACGTTTCGCGGAGGGACGCCCTCTGCGATACGTGTGGCTCGTGTCGTAACAGAAACGGTTGCATTGAATCATTCTAATGTTAGGTGGTATGTTTTTGGAGATGATGATACGGTTTTTTTCACGGAGAATTTGTTGAAGACGCTATCGAAATATGATCACGGATTATGGTATTATATCGGATCGAATTCGGAACATTTTTTGATGAATAAAGCTTTTTCGTATGAAATGGCGTTTGGTGGTGCTGGAATTGCTATAAGTTCTCCGTTAGCTAAAGTTCTTGGAAAAGTGTTTGATGCATGTATCGAAAGGTACCCTCACCTTTTTGGTAGTGATGCTAGGATTTATTCATGTTTGGCTGAACTTGGTGTTGGGTTAACCCATGAACCCGGTTTTCATCAG TTAGATGTAAGAGGAAATATGTTTGGAGTATTGGCTGCACATACACTTAGACCATTGGTCTCTCTGCATCATTTAGAGATGAATGATCCTATATTTCCAAACATGACGAAAATGAAATCTCTAGAGCATTTATACAATGCTGCAAAGTACGATCCTCATCGTATTTTGCAGCAAACAGTATGCTACGATCGTTGGTTTACTTGGACAGTTTCTGTATCGTGGGGATACGCTGTTCAAGTCTTCAGCTACAACATCTTCTTGCCTGATGCTCTACGTATACAGGAGAGTTATTTTCCGTGGCAAACGAGTGATTTAGCTAGACATTATGACTTTGATACAAGGCCATATGAACCTGATCCTTGTAAAAGACAGCTTGTTTATTTTCTACATAATGTGTCTACTGGAATTAATGGACAGATCAAGACTATTTACAGGAAAAAGACCCCTGAGAATTGTACTATCACAATGGTGTCACCTAGAAGACTAGAAGAAATCAGAGTTGTTTCACAAAAGTTAGAAATCGACAGAAATCGG TTGCTATCACCAAGAAGACAATGTTGTGATGTGTTACCATCTACATCAAGAAATGTTATGGATGTCGCGATAAGAGAATGCAAAGAAGACGAACTGATATTCATACATCCTTAG
- the LOC101244082 gene encoding formin-like protein 3, producing MGVGRVSSVFTFIAFVCVLAANCSKGNRKLPQNCVDNGSVQYIDEHTAEQIWVHCIEPSHKNTETANFLDFSLYQAATGTYTYLKSDIPLLRKRILQKAISDLPPEVKQILLECLKRKSLPLHRSGSEAASIAWFIKYQKLFSEWSSSVPRRHLRERKLEDESKDDGEVPFLEPPSGDEIVSPTPAPVPSSEAPTEPPAEAPTPQAPVIPPAKAPTPPTHGSAPAKAPTTRTRVNAPAMAPTPPTHVNSSKPLPVTHPPAKPKNNGTNASENNNQNRTYKIAAVSGGVAVGIALLALLLILCLIKSKKKETGPQHGKRDEKPLLNLCSDSSQKSSNIGSSIKKDFKSSSTANNLSVPANSHNHSELEAKTDAPVNALPLPPGKSAPPPPEAPPPPPPKPPAPMPPPPPKVVRPPPNPPKLGNPPKPLPLGAHRRRSSSTGEGTESSDDPDGQKAKLKPFFWDKVLANPDHSMVWHDIKAGSFQFNEEMMESLFGYNAANAGKNDGAKVTSSFEATPQYIQIIDAKKSQNLAIVLKALNVTTEEVCDALKEGNKLSPELIQTISKLAPTTDEELKLRLYCGEISQLGPAERFLKSLVEIPFAFKRMDALLLMSSLQEEVTSIKESFETLEVACQELKNSRLFLKLLEAVLKTGNRMNDGTYRGGAQAFKLDTLLKLSDVKGTDGKTTLLNFVVQEIIRSEGLRAARKLRESESLSGLTPEDLAEDVSRDSVDYHCNLGLQVVSGLSNELENVRKAALIDGENLTASVSKLGRSLVETKGFLDTDMKSLDEDSKFRDTLTNFMQNADDEIKWILEEEKRIMALVKSTGDYFHGTAGKDEGLRLFITVRDFLVMLDKSCTLLRKSTKMPANTSRKGALTVSPSQEARPDSLPEVHQRLFPAIQERRMDDDFSSSDDESSSK from the exons ATGGGTGTGGGAAGGGTCAGCTCTGTATTTACTTTTATTGCTTTTGTTTGTGTTTTGGCAGCTAATTGTTCAAAAGGGAATCGAAAGCTTCCTCAAAACTGTGTAGACAATGGAAGTGTTCAATATATAGATGAACATACG GCTGAGCAAATATGGGTTCATTGCATAGAACCATCACACAAGAATACGGAAACTGCAAACTTTCTGGATTTTTCTCTTTATCAGGCAGCAACAGGAACTTATACTTACTTAAAATCAGATATACCTTTGTTGAGAAAAAGAATCTTACAAAAGGCTATTAGTGATCTGCCTCCTGAAGTAAAGCAGATCCTTCTGGAGTGCTTAAAAAGGAAAAGTCTCCCTCTTCATCGTTCGGGTAGTGAGGCTGCATCCATTGCTTGGTTCATCAAGTACCAAAAGCTTTTCTCAGAATGGTCGTCCAGTGTTCCCAGAAGGCACCTAAGAGAAAGAAAGCTTGAAGATGAGTCAAAAGATGATGGTGAAGTTCCATTCCTTGAACCACCTTCAGGCGATGAAATAGTATCACCAACTCCTGCTCCAGTGCCCTCTTCTGAAGCGCCCACGGAACCTCCTGCAGAGGCTCCAACACCTCAGGCTCCTGTCATTCCTCCTGCAAAGGCACCAACTCCTCCGACCCATGGCTCTGCTCCTGCAAAGGCTCCAACAACCAGGACTCGTGTCAACGCCCCTGCAATGGCTCCAACACCTCCTACTCATGTCAACTCTTCTAAACCTTTGCCTGTCACTCATCCTCCGGCTAAACCAAAAAATAATGGAACTAATGCTTCAGAAAATAATAATCAGAACAGAACTTATAAGATTGCTGCTGTTTCTGGAGGTGTCGCGGTAGGAATTGCCCTTTTAGCTCTGTTATTAATACTGTGTcttataaaaagtaaaaagaaagaaacaggTCCACAGCATGGGAAAAGAGATGAGAAACCTCTTCTTAACCTCTGTTCAG ATTCTTCTCAGAAGTCTTCAAACATAGGAAGCTCAATCAAGAAAGATTTTAAGAGTTCTTCAACTGCAAATAATCTTTCAGTGCCAGCTAATTCTCATAATCATTCAGAGTTAGAAGCTAAAACAGATGCACCAGTAAATGCATTACCACTTCCTCCAGGAAAATCTGCACCTCCACCCCCTGAAGCAccacctcctcctcctcctaAACCACCGGCTCCAATGCCACCCCCACCTCCAAAAGTTGTTCGGCCTCCTCCTAATCCACCAAAGCTTGGTAATCCGCCAAAGCCTTTACCTCTTGGAGCACATCGGAGACGAAGTTCTTCTACTGGCGAGGGAACTGAATCATCTGATGACCCTGATGGTCAAAAGGCAAAATTAAAGCCATTTTTTTGGGACAAGGTTCTTGCTAATCCTGATCACTCCATggtttggcatgacatcaaAGCTGGCTCATTCCA GTTTAATGAGGAGATGATGGAATCGTTGTTTGGGTATAATGCAGCAAATGCAGGCAAAAATGATGGCGCGAAAGTTACATCGTCTTTTGAAGCTACCCCACAGTATATTCAGATAATTGATGCTAAGAAATCACAAAATCTAGCAATTGTTCTTAAAGCCTTAAACGTGACGACAGAAGAAGTTTGTGATGCTCTCAAGGAGG GTAATAAACTGTCTCCTGAACTTATTCAAACTATATCAAAGTTGGCACCAACAACAGATGAAGAACTCAAACTTAGATTATATTGCGGGGAAATTTCTCAGCTTGGTCCTGCTGAAAGGTTTCTCAAATCCCTGGTTGAAATTCCCTTTGCCTTCAAACGGATGGATGCATTGTTGCTCATGAGTTCTCTTCAGGAAGAAGTTACTTCCATTAAAGAGTCCTTTGAAACATTAGAG GTGGCATGTCAGGAGCTGAAAAACAGTAGACTCTTCCTAAAACTTCTAGAAGCAGTTCTTAAAACTGGGAACCGCATGAACGATGGCACCTACCGTGGTGGTGCACAGGCATTCAAGCTTGATACGCTGTTGAAACTCTCAGATGTTAAAGGAACTGATGGAAAGACCACACTTCTGAACTTTGTTGTTCAGGAAATTATCCGATCAGAAGGATTAAGAGCAGCACGCAAGTTAAGGGAGAGCGAAAGCTTGTCAGGTCTAACACCAGAAGATCTTGCAGAGGATGTTTCTCGTGACTCAGTTGATTACCATTGTAACCTTGGTCTCCAGGTGGTTTCTGGTCTAAGCAACGAGCTTGAGAATGTAAGAAAAGCAGCACTTATAGATGGTGAGAATTTAACTGCATCTGTCTCCAAACTTGGGAGGTCACTAGTGGAAACCAAAGGGTTCTTAGACACTGACATGAAAAGTTTGGACGAGGACAGTAAGTTCCGCGATACACTCACAAATTTTATGCAAAATGCTGACGATGAGATCAAGTGGATactagaagaagagaaaaggataATGGCTTTGGTGAAGAGTACAGGAGACTACTTCCATGGAACTGCAGGGAAGGACGAAGGCCTGCGTCTCTTCATCACTGTTCGCGATTTCTTAGTTATGTTGGATAAATCATGTACATTGTTGAGAAAATCCACCAAGATGCCAGCAAACACCTCTAGAAAAGGAGCGTTAACAGTATCACCTTCTCAGGAAGCCCGTCCAGATTCTTTGCCGGAGGTTCATCAACGACTATTTCCTGCAATCCAGGAGCGACGGATGGATGATGATTTTAGTTCATCAGATGATGAGAGCTCATCcaaataa
- the LOC101243788 gene encoding protein VASCULATURE COMPLEXITY AND CONNECTIVITY gives MGKLVKIFAGLLIVALDIVAGILGYKAEAAQNQAKHVTLWLFECNKPSHEAFVLGLAAATLLGVAHVLANLVGGCSVCSNDDIRKATPIKQLSIACLVFTWIIFAAGLSTLVIGTKGNHKSRTSCGYLHHNYLSIGGILCFVHALLSVAYYVAASQNLA, from the exons ATGGGCAAATTGGTTAAAATATTTGCTGGTTTGCTGATTGTGGCTTTGGATATTGTGGCTGGAATTCTTGGATATAAAGCAGAAGCAGCTCAAAACCAG GCAAAACATGTGACATTATGGTTGTTTGAGTGTAACAAGCCAAGTCATGAGGCATTTGTTTTAGGGTTAGCTGCTGCAACTCTACTTGGAGTAGCTCATGTTCTAGCCAACCTTGTTGGAGGCTGTAGTGTTTGTAGTAATGATGATATTCGAAAAGCAACACCAATCAAGCAATTATCAattgcttgtcttgttttcaCATG GATCATATTTGCAGCAGGATTGAGTACATTGGTGATTGGGACAAAGGGAAACCACAAGTCAAGAACATCATGTGGTTATTTACATCATAATTACCTATCCATTGGTGGAATTCTTTGTTTTGTTCATGCTTTACTTTCTGTTGCGTATTATGTTGCAGCTAGTCAAAATCTAGCTTAA